A genome region from Setaria italica strain Yugu1 chromosome III, Setaria_italica_v2.0, whole genome shotgun sequence includes the following:
- the LOC101755264 gene encoding L10-interacting MYB domain-containing protein-like, translating into MGDKADWGDIFLRHLIDACKEEIEAGNRPMGIFTTTGWKNVVSKFAEKSGDTRTKKQLKNKLDLLKKEYVTFMKFKNCATGLGWDEAKQTVDCSDEWWDEHLARCNNREKGIKCHHTKFQKQGPKFLDDLHILFGKAHVTGSSASCPGDISSDEASDDNVDEVVKPTQKDMTVNLGKRKRKGTSIGVEEKDEKSPFFRLYKSTCLTIENAAERISTSVEASSAPPTNLVPTITETMKMVKECGVQEGIALMHTAASLIVKPEFRELFSSLETAKGRLDLIERELEKEMMKRH; encoded by the exons ATGGGTGATAAGGCGGATTGGGGTGATATTTTTTTAAGGCATTTGATTGATGCttgcaaagaagagattgaagcaGGGAATAGACCGATGGGAATTTTCACTACTACCGGTTGGAAGAAtgttgtttccaagtttgcagaAAAATCCGGTGATACGAGAACAAAaaaacaattgaagaacaagttagatctTCTGAAAAAGGAGTATGTCACGTTTATGAAGTTCAAGAATTGTGCAACTGGTCTTGGATGGGATGAGGCAAAACAAACTGTTGACTGCTCAGACGAATGGTGGGACGAACACCTTGCT AGATGCAACAATCGTGAGAAAGGAATCAAATGCCACCATACTAAGTTTCAAAAACAAGGACCCAAGTTTCTTGATGACTTGCATATCTTGTTTGGCAAGGCACATGTAACTGGGTCTTCTGCATCTTGTCCTGGAGATATATCATCCGATGAGGCAAGTGATGATAATGTGGATGAGGTAGTGAAACCTACGCAGAAGGATATGACAGTGAacctaggaaaaaggaaacgCAAGGGTACCTCTATTGGtgttgaagagaaggatgagaagagcccattcTTTCGTTTGTACAAGTCCACTTGTTTGACGATAGAAAATGCTGCAGAGAggatctccacaagtgttgaagcatcatcagctcctccaactAACCTAGTTCCTACCATTACGGAGactatgaagatggtgaaagaatGTGGGGTGCAAGAAGGAATTGCTCTAATGCACACAGCCGCTTCCCTAATTGTTAAACCTGAATTTAGGGAGCTCTTTAGCTCTCTAGAAACAGCTAAAGGCAGACTGGATTTGATTGAGAGGGAGCTAgaaaaggagatgatgaagcgCCACTGA